GTGAGGTGGAGTTTGTCTTCTCCGAGGGCTCAGAGGCACCAGGGCGGAGAGTGGACGGGCTGGCGTTTGTGAATGAGGATGTCGTGGGTGAGTGAGCCCTGCTCAGGGACAGCCTGGCTTCCTGAGAACCAAGGAGAGGCCCCGGTAAGGCCTTTGTGGGTCGCTTCTCCCTGGGCTGGgttttttggtttaaaatttttttgagagagagcacaagggggagaggggcagagaggatagacagaatcccaggcaggcactgcaccatcagtgcagagcccgacgtggggctcaaactccccaactgcgagatcgtgacctgggctgagattaagagttggatgcttaaccgactgagccactcaggcgcccctccctgggCTGGGGTTTAGGGGCTCCTGAGGGGTCCCCGCTATGCAACAGAAGTGTTTGTGGAGAgggccccccccaaccccaattcTCGCCCGCAGCCTCCAAGGGGAACAGCCTGGGCACCATCTGCCTGTGGAGCTGGAGCCAGACGTGGGTGGGCCGGGGCAAGCAGTCCACACTAGCGGTGGTGGTCCTGGCTCGGCTGCAGTGGTCACCCACCAAGCTGGCCTACTTCTCACTCAGCACCTGTCCTGGTgagccttccccctccccccacccgccccatcCTGCCCTCCACCTCCCGGAGCTCCGCCCCACCTTCGATCTCAACGTGTGTGTCCTGGCAGATGAGGGCATCGTGCTGTGTGGAGACGAGGAGGGCAACGTGTGGGTCTACGACGTCAGGCACATCCTGACCCAGCAGCCTCCACTGCCGGCAGCTCCGCAGGCCCCAACGAAGGTAGGCACCGCGTGTCCCTCTCCTGCCGCCGGGACTATCGTGCAGGAAGCAGGAGCCCAGCCCCCCTGTCTTCCCCCCAGATCCTTAAgtggccccagccctgggccctcGGCCAGATGGTGACCAAGACCATGGTGAACACAGTGGTGGCCAACCCCACCTTTACCTACCTCACCGCTCTGACAGACTCCAATATCGTGGCCATCTGGAAGAGACCGTAGCCAGAGCAGGGCCTCCTGCCTGTCGCGGAGCACCAGGGACACAACTTAACTTATTCAGCTTTGGGGCTAATGACAGGGAGCTTTTTATCGGCGaatgtttttattaaagtctCTACTGTTTAAGAGAAGACTGGAGAGCGGTTTGTGGCCCCGTCTGGCGTTCCTAGTCTGAGACGGGCAGGCGGACCTGGCAGCTGAGGGACTCCTGGAAGCACTGCCTCCCTGGCCGCCCCCCAGCTTTGTAGTTGTTGGTCTAGAATGAGGGATCGCGCCACCTTCTCAGACAAAACTCTGAGTCTTCCACTCTGAAATATAGCCCCAGAGTAACCGTGCAAGAGGTCATCTACCTCCATGGAGCCTCGCAATCCACGTGCTGTGTGGTCACCTTGCTTTAGCCCACATCCAGGTCTCTTCCTGCCACACTTTTATTTGGAAGGTAAAACAGACTCTATGTACATACACATTGGCTCTGGAGGGAGGGGCTCACCAGGATGTCCCCAAAGCTGGGGAAGGTTGCAGTGCAGGTGCCAAGCAAGACCCCTCCAGCTTTCTATTCGATGCCTTCTTGCTTGTCTTTGATGGCCAcctgagcagagaggggcagcagCGCACTTAGCCAGAGAGGCCCGGGGGTGGGTGCCGGGAACACAACCCCAGGGTCCCTGACAGAGGTCTGCCAGGGAACTGCCACCCTGGCCCCTCTCCTGGGAGCCGGGCAGTCAGCAGTCATGTGGAGTGACCATTTCTAAAAGGCCTGCAGAGGGTCTGGTATCTGGCTTAGCAAAGGTGCAAGGTGCAGATGACACAGATGTTAAAATCTGACAAGCCGTGGATGTTTCCCGCTCTATCTTGGGTCTAGACTTTGAGCCCCCCTGCAGGGACAGGTGTGGCCATCCCCCCCCCTCCAGAAATGCCCTGGAAGCAGCCAGGCCTTACAAACCAGAGTAGCCGGCACCACAGAGAAGACTTGGGGGAGGAGCCCCAAGGGGCCATAAGAGCACCCAAGGAAAGCCTAGAGCCCTCAGTAAGGTCCCACCCATGCGTGCAGACAGCAGGCTCCAGACCTCAACTCCATAACCCCTTAGTCCACACTTGCTCGAGACTATAGTCACATCCCTGCTCTGTCACCACCTGCCCCCAATGGTTGCCCGGATGTGGGCACGAGAACATCCCCGCTCCCCTGCACAGCTGGCTCCTCACCCGGAATCGCTCTTCCAGCAGCGAGAGCTCGCTGATGAGGTCTGTGATGGCATTGGTGAAGGCCTCCTGGGGGCTGTAGTCCGGTGTGGTCTGCACCCGAATGATGATCTTGTGCTCCAAGGGGTGGGGGACTTTGTAGCCCGCAAACAGCACCTGGGGGTCCTTCAGCAGCTGTCTGGGACACACAGATGGCCAGTGTGACGCAGGGAGGCTGAGCCTAGCACCCCTGGGGATTACCAGGCCTATAACCAAGGAATCTTCCCATTGGGTTGAAACCTATAAGCAAATACAGCCGGGGGGCTGACCCCAGGTGGCTCCCTGCTCTTGATTTCCccaaaaaaatcctgaaagaaaacGCTTCGAAGATAGACCACATAGGGAAGCCTCTCATAAACACATCTGTGGGAATCCCACGTCGTAAGCAGGATTTCCAGAAAACTTCCCTCAGGGGAAGTCAAAACCCTCCCTAGGCAGCCAGGATTCAGTAAACCAGAACACAAAATACGAAGCCCGGCTTCCAGCCCGATGAGAGCAGTAAAGGCAGCAGGGGGAGAAATCGAAGTCCTCTGGGCAACACGGGCTGGCAGCTGCTGTCCGCACACAGAGGGCCCCGTTCTGCAAGGCTGTGGCGAAGTGAACTGAAGCCCGGGGGACGTGCCTCGCCTTGCATGGGAGCAGCGAGGCCCCAGGAGGGCCTGAGCACCACCACCTGGCTCAGGGCAGGACTCGGCCAGAGAGAAGACAGGCGGCCAAGTTCACCTCCTCCTTTCAGCCGGGAGACCGGGCAGGCTCCTGCCCAGGGCCTCAAACCTTGGAAAGACCCGGCCTCACCGATAGTGCTTTTCAGCAGTGAAACTAATCCTTGGGCCAGAACAGCAGTCGCATCTGCCCGGGATCTCACTGGCGTAAACAAACACCCACCAACCAATATCCGCACTCTGTCCACAGGGGCGCCAGATCACCACAGCCTCTCTCCCACCTCTTTCCTTTACTCTGTACGTTACAGTCTCTGGCACGTGTTATCTTTGCATGCCAGGTGTTACTGGGGTCACCGTGACAAACCGgggtggccggggtgggggggccacTAATCCTGACTGCTGCTCCGTGCCCAGCCCCAAAACACAAGTAGGCCTGCTTTCCTCTGGCTCACTGCGCGTTCGCTTCCTTTCCTCAGCTAGATGAGCCAACACAGAAACATGGCTACGTGAACCGACACGGGTCAGTGTCCTGCAGAAAATGCACGTTTACGTGTGAGCTGCCAGAACAAGCACCCAGATCTTCCAGTAGCTCAGAAAGACCAGGAAATCTGCAATTTCTGCTCTGCCTCAGAGAGCCCCCTAAACACTGCCCAAAAGCCTTTGACTTGGAACTTACGATTTAATGATGTTTCCTAGCGTGTGGTCTTCTTTGTTGATGGTGAACAAACAGGCATTGGGTACCTTGGTGTCCTTGTTAATGGTAATCCTAGGAAGAGACAAGAGCAACTGATGGGGAACAGGGTCTCTCCTCCCCCAAGTCTAAACCCTGCCCTTCAACGCTGGCTCAAGTCctacctcctcctggaagccttcctCAATGTCTTCAACCATAAAGACCTCTGACTCAGAGCGCAGGGTGGCTACGCCCTGATTCTGCCGGGACCCTCACCTACTCTGGACTGTTCCTTGTTCCTAAAGCAGAGTTCCTCCACCTTGGCACCACTGGCATTTAAGGGCGGATAGTTCGTTTTTGTCAGGGGCTGTCTTGTACGCCGCAGGACATCGACCGGTATCCCTGGTCCCTACTCACTAACTGCCAGGAGCACCCCCTTCATGACAACGAAAAATGCAGACACTGCCAAAGCCCCCGAGGGGGGCAAAATGGGCCCCAGTCAACCCCTACTCCCAAGGGAGACTGGCTGGTAAGGGCTAGACCACAGAGCCCTCCCTGCATGCCAGGCTGTTAAGGAAAAGCCGATGCTTAATTGGCTTTCCGTAAATTACCTCGTTAAGCTCCCCTAAGAGAAAATCCTGTGATTGAATACAGCAAGAAGCCCATTTTCCAGAGGAGGCTTCagattaagtcacttgcccaaaggTATGGAGACGTTAAGTGGGGGATCCAGGAGCCAAGTCCAGTCTGAGGCCACGAGAcacccttctccttccccctgcaGGCAAGGGGTCACCCAGGGTTCCCCACGGGCGAGTGAAGATCGGACTAGAGCCTAGGAGTCATCACTCTGGCTGCATCAGGAGGATGAAAGCGGCGGCCAGGAAGAGAAATGAGGAGGCTGTCGGATCCCAGAGGAAAAGCACTCTGGCATCAGGTACTCTGAGTTCCGATACAGACCGCCACTTCCTGTGTGCCGGGGCAGTTactcagcttctctgagcctcagtttcctcctctgcagaatGGAGACATTCACCACCGCCCGCCAGGGCAGTCTCAAGTTTGGCGTACGCAGGGCGAAGCGGACGGGACGCCCAGTAAAAGCTGCTTCCGTCCTCCCAGCAGTGGACGAGCCGGAGGAGCCCCAGACTCTGCCCGCGacccccggcccgccccgcctccacTTACTTCTTCTCGCCCTCGAAGAGCAAGAACGACTCGAAGGCGGGAGGGGCGTTCATCCTAGCGTCGCAGCCGCCACCACCGCCGCCGGCAGAATCCTATAACACCACCTCTTCCGGGTTAGAGGCTGCTTCCGGGTTACTCCGGCCGGGCCGAACCCGTGTGAAGACCGGCTGATTGCCCCCTATCGGCCCGGAGGATGTACCGCAGGCACGAGAAAAGCCCATGGGAccgaaggcgggggggggggggggggggctggtggtTCTGCGCATGCGTAAACCCGGAGTCGGCTCCATGTGTTCCTTCCCCTGTGGGCGCGCTTCGGCCCCCGCTCGCGGTGCTGGCAGCTGCTCTACTCGTGCTGAGAGGGCCTCACCGGGCTAAGCAGCAATGTGCCCCTCTCCGCTTCCCCGTGCCCCTTGATCCTTCTTTGGAGATGTGCCCTCGGAGTACCCAGCGAGGCCCTCGGAGGATGGAGCCAGGGCGCAGTGGGCAGCTGTGGCCGGCGGGGGGCGGAAGACGCCTCACGGGCTCCCGGTCCCCGGGCCAGTGGGTTGTGAAGCCCCGCCAAGGCCGCCTGCCACGGGCCCCCGGCTGTGCCGTCCCTGGCTGGCCAAGGGGGCTTGTGGCCTAATGAGCTTCTTGTTAGCCAGACAGCGGGTAAGGGCTGGGGACAGTTGTATccaagggggagagaggagcttGGAGGGGCAAGTGTAGGAGTCCGTTTTCATTGGTTGGTATTCGGCAGACTACGGTTtaggggtttttggttttttaatgatTGCTGTTGAGATCTATCCCAAAGccaatttaatctttttttttaatgtttatttttgagagaggggtagGGGGACAGGATTCaaagtggctctgtgctgacagcagagggccccacgtggggcttgaactcaggagacCGGAGctcatgaccctagccaaagtcggaaacttaaaggtcagaggtttaactgagccacccaggcgcccctactactGTTTAAAGGCCCTGCCTGAGCTGGCTGAACCAAGGGCCTGGGTCTCCCATAAGCTACCGAAGCCTCAGCAGCGGAGGAGCCCCCAAGGAAACCTGGAGCTTCCACACCACTTCCTGGGAGGGGCTGTTTCCTCCTGAGCTTTGGGCCCCTGGGGTGAGGAAGTGGAGGCTGGCACTGGCCTGCAAGCCAGGCCACACCAGGCTAAGTAGGTGGGGAGGAATGGAAGGCACAGAGGGTGATGATGCCCTGAGGCTGTAACCCGCCCTTCTGGCCATCCTGG
This sequence is a window from Prionailurus viverrinus isolate Anna chromosome E3, UM_Priviv_1.0, whole genome shotgun sequence. Protein-coding genes within it:
- the POLR2J gene encoding DNA-directed RNA polymerase II subunit RPB11-a: MNAPPAFESFLLFEGEKKITINKDTKVPNACLFTINKEDHTLGNIIKSQLLKDPQVLFAGYKVPHPLEHKIIIRVQTTPDYSPQEAFTNAITDLISELSLLEERFRVAIKDKQEGIE